In Leptospira brenneri, one DNA window encodes the following:
- a CDS encoding NADPH-dependent assimilatory sulfite reductase hemoprotein subunit has product MAEQKKESIAEKVKRLSRGLRGTLAESLKDEHTGSLRSDDQLLLKFHGMYQQDDRDRREERAVKKLERLYSFMIRLRIPGGMIGPVHWEALHNVAGENSTGTIKITTRQTVQLHGILKAKIKPTIKAFDSVFLDSVAACGDVNRNVTCTSNPATSPLHKEVFGYAGEISRSLLPKTRAYYEIWLDESLLAEKEEPEDPLYKDVYLPRKFKIAIAIPPYNDVDLFTNDIGLIAIIENGQLVGFNVAVGGGLGTTHGNPDTYPRVGTVFGFIPKKDILKVVYEIVTVQRDFGNREDRKLSRLKYTLDRLGVEFYKREVEKRTGISFEPTKDYQFTQRIDDFGWKQDAAGNWHYTVFVENGRVCDEHGYNLKTALLEVSKTRRATFRFTCNQNLILSDIFPKDKDLIESILVKFGVHRKTAEVSPIRKNSIACVALSTCSLALAEGQRYLPSLIDKIEPILGKHGLAEEPVSIRMTGCPNGCARPYISEIGLVGTSYGKYNLHLGADAEGYRLNRKYKEDLDETAILSELDGLFGKFAKERNSKESFGDYINRIGILN; this is encoded by the coding sequence ATGGCAGAACAAAAAAAAGAATCAATCGCAGAAAAAGTAAAACGCCTCAGTCGAGGGCTTAGGGGAACACTTGCAGAAAGTTTGAAAGATGAACATACTGGTTCTCTTCGTTCCGATGACCAACTACTACTCAAGTTTCATGGAATGTACCAACAAGATGATCGTGATCGTCGAGAAGAACGTGCTGTAAAAAAATTAGAACGACTTTATTCCTTTATGATTCGTTTGCGAATCCCTGGTGGAATGATTGGGCCTGTCCACTGGGAAGCCTTACATAATGTGGCTGGTGAAAATTCCACAGGAACCATTAAAATCACAACACGCCAAACAGTGCAACTTCATGGAATTTTAAAAGCAAAAATCAAACCAACCATCAAAGCGTTTGATTCTGTGTTTTTGGATTCCGTTGCTGCTTGTGGGGATGTCAATCGTAACGTAACTTGTACTTCAAACCCTGCCACAAGTCCTTTGCACAAAGAGGTGTTTGGGTATGCAGGGGAAATCAGTCGTTCCCTTTTGCCAAAAACAAGAGCTTATTATGAGATCTGGCTCGATGAAAGTCTTTTGGCTGAAAAGGAAGAACCAGAAGATCCATTATACAAAGATGTTTACTTGCCTCGTAAGTTTAAAATTGCAATTGCAATTCCTCCTTATAACGATGTAGATCTTTTTACGAATGATATCGGACTCATCGCCATCATTGAGAATGGGCAACTCGTTGGTTTCAATGTAGCCGTTGGTGGTGGTCTCGGAACCACACATGGAAATCCAGATACATATCCAAGAGTGGGAACTGTATTTGGTTTTATTCCTAAAAAAGATATCTTAAAAGTCGTTTATGAAATTGTAACCGTACAGAGAGATTTCGGAAATCGTGAAGATCGAAAACTCTCTCGTTTGAAGTATACTTTGGACCGATTGGGTGTTGAGTTTTACAAAAGAGAAGTAGAAAAAAGAACCGGGATTAGTTTTGAACCGACAAAAGATTATCAATTCACACAAAGGATTGACGATTTTGGTTGGAAACAAGATGCAGCAGGTAACTGGCATTATACTGTGTTTGTGGAAAATGGTCGTGTTTGTGATGAACATGGTTACAACTTAAAAACAGCACTTTTAGAAGTTTCCAAAACTAGAAGAGCAACGTTTCGTTTCACTTGTAATCAAAACTTAATTCTTTCTGATATTTTTCCAAAAGATAAGGATCTCATTGAATCCATTCTCGTTAAGTTTGGTGTTCATCGAAAAACGGCAGAGGTTTCTCCGATTCGTAAAAATTCAATCGCTTGTGTGGCATTAAGTACTTGTTCTTTGGCTTTGGCCGAAGGACAGAGATACCTTCCTAGCCTCATTGATAAGATTGAACCCATCCTTGGAAAACATGGACTTGCAGAAGAACCAGTATCGATCCGAATGACAGGTTGTCCCAATGGATGTGCACGGCCTTATATTTCTGAGATTGGACTTGTCGGAACTTCTTATGGAAAGTACAATTTACATTTGGGAGCAGATGCGGAAGGTTACAGGCTCAATCGTAAGTATAAAGAAGATTTGGATGAAACAGCAATTCTTTCTGAATTAGATGGGCTCTTTGGAAAATTTGCAAAAGAAAGAAATTCCAAAGAGTCTTTTGGAGATTATATCAATCGAATTGGAATCTTAAATTAA
- the cysD gene encoding sulfate adenylyltransferase subunit CysD produces MTDLHRLSHLDQLESEAIYILREVAAQFERPALLFSGGKDSICLVHLALKAFRPGKFPFPLVHIDTGHNFDEALKFRDDLAERTGEKLIVRYVQDSIDQGKAVEEKGKFPSRNAIQAVTLLDTIAEFKFDACIGGARRDEEKARAKERIFSVRDEFGSWDPKLQRPELWNIYNGKIHVGENVRVFPISNWTELDVWEYIRKEKIELPSLYFSHRREIVWREDLVFPVSKFISLDNSDKVETRTVRFRTVGDMTCTAAVESEANSIDDIIREIQVSRTTERGSRLDDKRSEAAMEDRKKGGYF; encoded by the coding sequence ATGACCGATTTACATCGACTTTCTCATCTAGACCAACTAGAATCGGAAGCCATCTATATTTTAAGAGAGGTAGCAGCTCAATTTGAAAGGCCTGCCCTTCTGTTTTCGGGAGGGAAGGATTCTATTTGTTTAGTCCATCTTGCACTCAAAGCCTTCCGACCTGGAAAATTTCCATTCCCACTCGTTCATATTGATACAGGGCATAACTTTGATGAGGCGCTAAAATTCAGAGATGATTTGGCAGAACGAACTGGAGAAAAACTAATTGTTCGTTATGTGCAAGACTCTATCGACCAAGGAAAGGCCGTTGAAGAAAAAGGTAAATTTCCAAGTCGCAATGCCATCCAAGCGGTGACACTTCTAGATACCATAGCTGAGTTTAAATTCGATGCTTGTATTGGTGGGGCTCGTCGAGATGAAGAAAAGGCAAGAGCCAAAGAAAGAATTTTTTCTGTCAGAGATGAATTTGGATCTTGGGATCCAAAACTCCAACGTCCTGAACTTTGGAATATCTATAATGGAAAAATCCATGTCGGTGAAAATGTTCGTGTGTTTCCTATCAGCAACTGGACAGAACTTGATGTTTGGGAATACATTCGCAAAGAAAAAATAGAACTTCCTTCTTTGTATTTTTCTCACAGGAGAGAAATTGTATGGCGAGAAGACCTAGTATTTCCGGTATCCAAATTCATTAGTTTAGATAATTCCGATAAAGTGGAAACAAGAACGGTTCGTTTCCGAACTGTGGGAGATATGACCTGCACAGCAGCTGTCGAATCCGAAGCCAATTCCATTGACGACATCATTCGCGAAATCCAAGTTTCAAGAACAACTGAAAGAGGCTCACGTCTTGATGACAAACGTTCCGAAGCAGCCATGGAAGATAGAAAAAAAGGCGGATACTTTTAA
- a CDS encoding sulfate adenylyltransferase subunit 1 — MDILRFITAGSVDDGKSTLIGRLLYDSKSIFQDQLEAIEKAGQVNGQINLALLTDGLKAEREQGITIDVAYKYFSTPKRKFIIADAPGHVQYTRNMVTGASNSDLAIILIDARKGVIEQTYRHSYIVSLLRIPYVVVCINKMDLVDFSEEVFLNIQKQYLEFAKDLDLKSIHFLPISALNGDNVVDLSASMPWWKGKSLLGFLEDIELHTEEESPAPRFPVQNVIRPQTTEYHDYRGYAGQIRSGHFTVGDSITVLPSGLKSKIKAIDTYAGSVNSAYAPMSVAIRLEDEIDVSRGDMLVVTGQEPTTSQDLEAHICWMDQKPMTPGSKYLLRQTTNAVKASIRSLEYRVETSTHEKKEQTSLALNEIGKVTIRTAKPVAYDPYSKIRGTGSFVLVDEGTNQTVAAGMLL; from the coding sequence ATGGATATTTTACGTTTTATTACTGCTGGTAGTGTGGATGATGGAAAGTCAACCCTCATCGGACGATTGTTATATGATAGTAAATCTATTTTTCAAGACCAATTAGAAGCGATTGAAAAAGCAGGCCAAGTGAATGGTCAAATCAACCTCGCCCTTCTCACTGACGGACTAAAAGCCGAAAGAGAACAAGGGATCACCATCGACGTTGCTTATAAATACTTCTCGACACCCAAAAGAAAGTTTATCATTGCCGATGCACCGGGTCACGTCCAATACACAAGAAATATGGTAACTGGCGCATCTAACTCTGATCTTGCGATCATTTTAATTGATGCTAGAAAAGGTGTGATCGAACAAACCTATAGACATTCCTATATTGTATCTCTACTGCGTATTCCGTATGTTGTTGTTTGTATCAACAAAATGGACTTAGTCGATTTTTCTGAGGAAGTATTTTTAAACATTCAAAAACAATATTTAGAATTTGCAAAAGACCTAGATTTAAAATCAATCCACTTCCTTCCAATTTCCGCACTCAATGGGGACAACGTGGTGGATCTATCAGCATCCATGCCTTGGTGGAAAGGAAAATCACTCCTTGGTTTTTTAGAAGACATTGAACTTCATACAGAAGAAGAATCTCCTGCACCGAGATTTCCTGTGCAAAATGTAATCCGCCCTCAAACGACAGAATACCATGATTACAGAGGTTATGCGGGTCAAATTCGCAGTGGCCATTTCACCGTTGGTGATTCCATTACCGTTTTACCGAGTGGCCTAAAATCCAAAATCAAAGCCATTGATACCTATGCAGGTTCCGTGAATTCTGCCTATGCTCCCATGTCCGTTGCCATTCGGTTGGAAGATGAAATCGACGTGAGCCGTGGGGATATGCTCGTTGTCACTGGACAAGAGCCCACTACCTCACAAGACCTGGAAGCCCATATTTGTTGGATGGACCAAAAGCCGATGACTCCGGGTTCCAAATATTTACTCCGCCAAACCACAAATGCGGTAAAGGCCTCCATTCGTTCCTTGGAATACCGAGTGGAAACAAGCACTCATGAAAAGAAGGAACAGACAAGCCTAGCCCTAAATGAAATAGGAAAGGTCACGATCAGGACGGCAAAACCAGTAGCATATGACCCTTATTCCAAAATTCGAGGCACCGGTAGCTTTGTTTTGGTCGATGAAGGGACCAACCAAACGGTCGCGGCGGGAATGTTATTGTAG
- a CDS encoding diflavin oxidoreductase: MLSDEKRNRFLQLLKESTKDEWVWMSGYLSALTQASIGGSVDVSLTPPVSIDSGTDPLHGNLKTQPIQCSVVYGTETGNSKKLGTELVKKLKELGVSAKLKSTDTYKAKDLKEEEYLFVVVSTHGDGEPPQAAKPFIQILTDSKDSLSKVKFAVLGLGDTSYPLFCQTGEDVDSLLAKLGAERIQPLGKCDVDFDLVAKPWMSELISKLNAHSKTATTQTQKPNQGPVTKPAAGGKVVYEGTVVTNIVLNDVGASKSTRHIEIKSPVPVDYLPGDSAGFLAYNREDEVNRIMSLLKTDRESRVTYKGETWMAYDLFRKKVSARFLPDRVIQKYAGLVGKEIPSGKLDLDVLLTLYPSEKQLELQALVDILEPIVPRYYSIASSPAAHGEEEVHLTVAEVEIETFTGIKTGFCSGFLADLKEGDVVPFFIQRNNSFRLPSPDTDIIMIGPGTGIAPFRSFLFEREQSSGNGKNWLFFGERNFVSDFYYQTELLELMDTGVLHKLNAAFSRDTKQKVYVQDRMGENAAELLKWIESGAVIYLCGSKDPMSKDVDRKLIEILSERTFDTGKDASDYLKELEEAGRYIKDVY, translated from the coding sequence ATGCTATCCGATGAGAAACGCAATCGCTTTTTACAGTTACTGAAGGAATCCACAAAGGACGAATGGGTGTGGATGTCTGGATATTTATCAGCGCTCACTCAGGCAAGTATTGGGGGAAGTGTAGATGTCTCCCTCACACCTCCTGTGAGCATTGATTCGGGAACAGACCCTTTACATGGAAATTTAAAAACTCAACCCATCCAATGCAGCGTTGTTTATGGGACGGAAACTGGCAATTCGAAGAAACTTGGAACAGAACTTGTTAAAAAATTAAAAGAACTTGGCGTCTCTGCCAAGTTAAAAAGTACAGATACTTACAAAGCTAAAGATCTTAAAGAAGAAGAATATTTATTTGTTGTGGTTTCAACTCATGGAGATGGAGAACCACCTCAAGCGGCAAAACCTTTCATTCAAATTTTGACCGATTCAAAAGATTCATTATCAAAAGTTAAATTCGCTGTACTTGGATTAGGTGATACAAGTTACCCACTTTTCTGCCAAACCGGTGAAGATGTTGATTCGCTGCTCGCTAAATTAGGTGCAGAACGTATCCAACCATTAGGAAAATGTGATGTAGACTTTGACTTGGTTGCCAAACCCTGGATGAGTGAACTTATTTCTAAACTCAATGCACATTCTAAAACAGCAACAACACAAACTCAAAAACCCAATCAAGGCCCCGTAACCAAACCAGCAGCTGGTGGTAAGGTTGTTTATGAAGGCACTGTTGTTACAAATATTGTTTTAAATGATGTCGGTGCTAGTAAATCAACAAGACATATCGAAATCAAATCTCCAGTTCCTGTTGATTATCTTCCAGGCGATAGTGCTGGGTTCTTAGCATACAATCGCGAAGATGAAGTGAACAGAATTATGTCTTTGTTAAAAACAGATCGTGAGTCTCGAGTTACTTATAAAGGGGAAACTTGGATGGCTTATGATTTATTCCGTAAAAAAGTATCAGCACGTTTTTTACCTGATAGAGTGATCCAAAAATATGCGGGTCTTGTTGGAAAAGAAATCCCTTCCGGTAAATTGGATTTAGATGTTTTATTAACATTATATCCTTCTGAAAAACAATTAGAACTTCAGGCACTTGTTGATATCTTGGAACCAATTGTTCCAAGATATTATTCGATTGCTTCTAGCCCGGCAGCACACGGTGAAGAAGAAGTCCATCTAACAGTCGCAGAAGTAGAAATCGAAACTTTTACTGGTATTAAAACTGGTTTTTGTTCTGGATTTTTAGCAGATTTAAAAGAAGGGGATGTGGTTCCTTTCTTCATCCAAAGAAATAATTCCTTCCGGTTACCAAGTCCCGATACTGATATCATTATGATTGGGCCGGGGACAGGAATTGCTCCTTTTAGAAGTTTTTTATTTGAAAGAGAACAATCCAGTGGCAATGGAAAGAATTGGTTATTTTTTGGAGAACGAAATTTTGTCTCCGATTTTTATTACCAAACAGAGCTTTTGGAACTAATGGATACAGGCGTATTGCATAAGTTAAATGCTGCTTTCTCTAGAGATACAAAGCAGAAAGTTTATGTTCAGGACCGAATGGGAGAAAATGCTGCCGAACTTTTGAAGTGGATCGAAAGTGGAGCAGTGATTTATCTATGTGGGTCAAAAGATCCAATGAGTAAGGATGTTGACCGCAAACTCATTGAAATTCTATCGGAAAGAACATTTGATACAGGAAAAGATGCTTCTGATTATTTAAAAGAATTAGAAGAGGCCGGTCGCTACATTAAAGACGTTTACTGA
- a CDS encoding TauD/TfdA family dioxygenase encodes MSRATTTATHWIRKSFIGETKLPIVYEPGEEKDLTDLTHWIQKNQKEWREDLKTYGAILFRGFPIHEATDFQSVLFATEEKKLGEFYLGTSPRDQVVKHVFTASELPPHYPIMQHAEMSFLDNPPKLLFFYAEKAAETGGESPIADLREIYKDIDPKIKEKIQNHGIRYRRRYDGPSTKARFSLWKTKRWDEMFGTTNLDEVKKISDKNRFQLDWFGQDSLTITNEQSGFRVHPEAKTIAWHNHSQTFHYQAAVSEVWKIFKRQKTFRALGVALLLTLLTLIKRISGQESHDVHVTYGNGEEISAKEMKSIADVFWKHLVAIPWQTGDVMIIDNLSVSHGRLPFTGPRRILVGWSD; translated from the coding sequence ATGAGCCGAGCCACTACGACTGCCACCCATTGGATCCGAAAGTCTTTCATCGGGGAGACAAAACTTCCCATCGTTTATGAACCCGGAGAGGAAAAAGATCTTACAGACCTAACCCACTGGATCCAAAAAAACCAGAAAGAATGGAGAGAGGATCTCAAAACCTACGGAGCCATTCTCTTTCGTGGTTTCCCCATCCATGAAGCAACCGACTTCCAATCTGTTTTGTTCGCCACGGAAGAAAAAAAATTGGGTGAATTCTATTTGGGAACTTCTCCCAGAGATCAAGTCGTAAAACACGTGTTTACTGCAAGTGAGCTCCCTCCTCACTATCCGATCATGCAACATGCTGAGATGAGTTTTCTAGATAACCCACCAAAACTATTATTCTTTTATGCAGAAAAAGCTGCAGAAACTGGTGGTGAATCTCCCATTGCAGATCTTAGAGAAATTTATAAAGATATTGATCCGAAGATCAAAGAAAAAATCCAGAACCATGGAATCCGTTATAGAAGACGTTATGATGGTCCATCGACGAAAGCTAGGTTCTCATTATGGAAAACCAAACGTTGGGACGAAATGTTTGGAACTACCAATCTAGATGAAGTTAAAAAGATCTCAGACAAAAATCGATTCCAATTGGATTGGTTCGGGCAAGATTCCTTAACCATCACCAATGAACAATCGGGTTTTAGAGTTCATCCAGAAGCAAAAACTATTGCATGGCATAACCATTCACAAACTTTCCATTACCAAGCAGCAGTTAGCGAAGTTTGGAAAATATTCAAAAGACAAAAAACATTTAGAGCCCTTGGTGTTGCCCTTCTCCTCACACTCCTAACATTGATCAAACGAATTTCTGGACAGGAATCTCATGACGTACATGTTACCTATGGAAATGGAGAAGAAATTTCAGCAAAAGAAATGAAATCGATTGCCGATGTGTTTTGGAAACATTTAGTCGCAATTCCATGGCAAACAGGAGATGTAATGATCATTGATAACCTGTCTGTTTCACACGGTAGACTCCCCTTTACCGGCCCACGTCGAATTCTTGTAGGATGGTCAGACTAA
- a CDS encoding bile acid:sodium symporter family protein gives MDINSVRLNFNKDSVYLINALVGFIMFGIALELKLQDFKHLLRYPKPAFVGLFSQYILLPVATLLIIWVINPHPGLALGMVLVAACPGGNMSNFFTHLAKGNLALSVSLTTFSSAFAFILTPIGFFFWGNLLPITREYLKSISVSPYEILVSITVLLVVPLILGILFQKFFPKLTHTVKRAVQRISILLLGFFIVGALASNWKFFKEYIHLLFGLVFVMNLAGLSLGYYFAKLFRLPLGDRKTVAIETGIQNSSLGLAIVFGFFDGLGGMAMICAWWGIWHLIAGAAIATYWNKTAPKELES, from the coding sequence ATGGATATTAATTCAGTTCGCCTTAATTTTAACAAAGACTCAGTTTACCTAATCAATGCTCTCGTTGGTTTTATTATGTTTGGAATTGCTTTGGAATTAAAACTCCAAGACTTCAAACATCTACTCCGCTATCCCAAACCAGCGTTTGTTGGTCTATTTAGCCAATACATTCTGTTACCAGTAGCCACCCTCCTCATCATTTGGGTGATCAATCCTCATCCAGGTCTTGCTCTCGGTATGGTTCTTGTGGCTGCTTGTCCCGGTGGGAATATGTCAAATTTTTTCACACATTTAGCGAAGGGAAATTTAGCTTTATCTGTGAGTTTAACCACGTTTTCCTCTGCTTTCGCTTTTATTCTGACTCCTATTGGATTTTTCTTTTGGGGAAATTTACTGCCCATCACTCGGGAGTATCTTAAATCGATTTCAGTCAGTCCTTATGAGATTTTAGTTTCCATCACGGTCTTACTTGTCGTCCCACTCATCCTAGGAATTCTCTTTCAAAAATTTTTTCCAAAACTCACACACACTGTGAAACGCGCAGTGCAAAGGATTTCGATTTTATTACTCGGCTTTTTTATTGTAGGAGCTCTCGCGAGTAACTGGAAGTTCTTTAAAGAGTACATCCATCTGCTCTTTGGGCTTGTATTCGTGATGAACTTGGCCGGACTTTCTTTAGGATATTACTTTGCTAAACTGTTTCGTTTACCATTAGGCGATAGAAAAACGGTAGCGATCGAAACAGGAATTCAAAACTCAAGTCTTGGCCTTGCGATTGTCTTCGGTTTCTTTGATGGACTGGGCGGTATGGCAATGATTTGTGCTTGGTGGGGAATCTGGCACCTGATAGCCGGTGCCGCGATTGCTACTTATTGGAATAAAACTGCTCCCAAGGAATTGGAATCTTAA
- a CDS encoding sulfate/molybdate ABC transporter ATP-binding protein: MPIEINNVNKTFGSFTALKDVNLSIPDGELVALLGPSGSGKTTLLRIIAGLEEPTNGKVEFVGENLSKSKIQNGEVGFVFQHYALFRHMTIAENIAFGLEVRPKALRPSKKEIQEKISKLLTLIQLEKFHNRYPHELSGGQRQRVALARALAIEPKFLLLDEPFGALDAKVRKELRNWLRRLHDEIHITSVFVTHDQEEALEVSDRIVILNQGQLEQVGSPDEVYNKPKSPFVFHFLGDVNLFHGRIEEGKTKIGNLALDSGEHQDVKESVAVAYVRPYDVEIVRESDQGIAAEIQYIHSTGRNVRVELKRVDTGTLIESVLEQETYRLLNLLPGETVYLRIKKAKVYVEDFSI; encoded by the coding sequence ATGCCGATTGAAATCAATAACGTAAATAAAACCTTTGGGTCGTTCACTGCTCTAAAAGATGTCAACCTTTCCATTCCTGATGGAGAACTTGTTGCTTTACTTGGACCCTCGGGTTCAGGAAAAACCACCTTACTTCGAATCATCGCTGGCCTCGAAGAACCAACCAATGGCAAAGTCGAATTTGTAGGTGAAAATCTTTCTAAGTCCAAAATTCAAAATGGAGAAGTTGGTTTTGTTTTTCAACACTATGCCCTCTTTCGCCATATGACCATTGCAGAAAATATTGCCTTTGGTTTGGAAGTGAGACCAAAAGCCCTCAGGCCTTCCAAAAAAGAAATCCAAGAAAAGATTTCAAAACTACTCACCCTCATCCAACTCGAAAAATTCCATAACCGTTACCCTCATGAGTTATCTGGAGGGCAACGCCAACGTGTAGCCTTGGCCCGTGCCCTTGCCATTGAACCAAAATTTTTATTACTCGATGAACCTTTCGGAGCACTGGATGCCAAAGTCAGAAAGGAACTCAGAAACTGGTTACGAAGGCTTCATGATGAAATTCATATCACGAGTGTTTTTGTAACCCATGACCAAGAAGAAGCTTTGGAAGTAAGTGATCGCATTGTCATCCTCAATCAGGGGCAATTGGAACAAGTAGGGAGTCCTGATGAAGTTTATAACAAACCAAAGTCCCCTTTTGTTTTCCATTTCCTTGGGGATGTAAATCTCTTCCATGGTCGGATTGAAGAAGGAAAAACCAAAATTGGAAATTTGGCTCTCGATAGTGGTGAGCACCAGGATGTAAAAGAGTCGGTAGCGGTGGCCTATGTTCGTCCTTATGATGTGGAAATCGTAAGAGAATCCGACCAAGGAATTGCAGCCGAAATCCAATACATCCATTCGACAGGTAGGAATGTGCGAGTGGAGCTCAAACGAGTGGATACAGGCACTCTCATCGAATCCGTACTAGAACAGGAAACCTATCGCCTTCTGAACCTTTTGCCCGGAGAAACGGTCTATTTAAGGATTAAGAAGGCAAAAGTTTACGTAGAAGACTTCTCTATCTAG
- the cysW gene encoding sulfate ABC transporter permease subunit CysW, producing MKNKIFPIFLVILAYIFAGIILILPIYTVFSEAFSEGYTKYIESITSEYALYAIGLTVKVAVISVILNTVFGITAAFTITRFNFPGKNILVTIIDTPFAVSPVVSGLIFLLLFGRQGYFGDFLSANGIKIVFNTPGLILATVFITFPFVARELVPLMQSQGREEEEAGMLLGASFPQLLKRVILPNIKWGLLYGIILCNARAMGEFGAVSVLSGHIRGKTTTLPLHIEMLYNEFDSVGAFSCATLLVFLSLLTLIFKWILEKRTASQKNAD from the coding sequence ATGAAGAACAAAATATTCCCTATTTTCCTGGTGATTTTGGCCTATATTTTTGCTGGAATCATTCTTATTTTACCAATATATACAGTTTTTTCAGAAGCGTTTTCAGAAGGTTATACAAAGTATATCGAATCCATCACGAGTGAATATGCACTTTATGCCATTGGACTCACGGTTAAGGTAGCAGTGATCTCTGTCATTTTGAATACAGTTTTTGGTATCACGGCTGCTTTTACGATCACTAGGTTTAATTTTCCCGGCAAAAATATTTTAGTCACCATCATTGATACCCCATTTGCCGTATCACCGGTGGTATCAGGGCTCATCTTTTTATTGTTATTCGGAAGACAAGGTTACTTTGGTGATTTTCTTTCCGCTAATGGAATCAAAATTGTGTTTAATACACCGGGGCTGATCCTTGCGACCGTATTCATCACCTTTCCTTTTGTTGCCAGAGAGCTTGTCCCTCTTATGCAAAGCCAAGGAAGAGAAGAAGAAGAAGCCGGTATGTTACTTGGAGCGAGTTTTCCCCAACTTCTCAAACGAGTCATCCTTCCCAATATCAAATGGGGACTATTATACGGAATCATTCTTTGTAATGCGAGAGCTATGGGAGAATTTGGAGCTGTGTCCGTACTCAGTGGACATATCCGAGGAAAAACAACCACTCTTCCTTTACATATTGAAATGTTATACAACGAGTTTGATTCTGTAGGTGCCTTTTCTTGTGCCACCTTACTCGTATTTCTCTCTCTACTCACACTCATCTTTAAATGGATTTTGGAAAAACGAACCGCGAGTCAAAAAAATGCCGATTGA
- a CDS encoding phosphoadenylyl-sulfate reductase, whose protein sequence is MGNLEVLQETYTSLSLEQGLKQLSLDFPGKVVFTTSFGLEDQAITHAILANQIDIRIATLDTGRLFQETYDVWQKTNIRYGVRIEAFYPNEKEIQSYVEENGPNAFYDSQDLRKECCRIRKLVPLDTILKDTEVWVTGLRKDQSGFRTEMSIFETDTQRNLIKYQPLLLWSFEDTWKYIREHNVPYNLLHDKGFPSIGCAPCTRAIEPGEDFRAGRWWWEQESKKECGLHWVDGKLTPKKG, encoded by the coding sequence ATGGGAAATTTGGAAGTTTTGCAAGAAACCTATACCTCCCTCTCACTGGAACAGGGATTAAAACAACTCAGTTTGGATTTTCCAGGAAAGGTCGTGTTCACAACCAGTTTTGGATTGGAAGACCAGGCCATCACTCACGCCATTCTCGCCAACCAAATCGACATTCGCATTGCCACTTTGGATACAGGACGACTTTTTCAAGAAACCTATGATGTTTGGCAAAAAACAAACATCCGTTATGGGGTAAGAATCGAAGCGTTTTATCCCAATGAAAAAGAGATACAGTCCTATGTGGAAGAGAATGGACCCAATGCTTTTTATGATTCCCAAGACTTAAGAAAAGAATGTTGCCGAATTCGTAAACTGGTTCCCCTCGATACCATTTTAAAAGACACAGAAGTCTGGGTCACGGGCCTACGAAAAGACCAATCAGGATTTCGGACAGAAATGTCTATTTTTGAAACTGACACCCAAAGAAATTTAATCAAATACCAACCACTACTTTTATGGTCCTTTGAAGATACTTGGAAGTATATCAGAGAACACAATGTACCTTATAATCTATTACACGATAAAGGTTTTCCAAGCATTGGCTGTGCTCCTTGCACTCGCGCCATTGAACCAGGGGAAGATTTTCGTGCAGGCCGATGGTGGTGGGAACAAGAATCTAAAAAAGAGTGCGGCTTACACTGGGTAGACGGCAAACTCACACCGAAAAAAGGATAA